One Candidatus Methylomirabilota bacterium genomic region harbors:
- a CDS encoding acyl carrier protein, which translates to MAHYEAILPQLYEILRPHGQDGQTLSEGTELVADLDLDSLKVMELLLEVEERFDISIPLNIVPDLRTIGDFARQIEQLMEHK; encoded by the coding sequence ATACTTCCGCAACTCTACGAGATCCTACGGCCACATGGACAGGACGGACAGACCCTTTCGGAGGGGACAGAGCTCGTAGCCGATCTCGATCTCGATTCGTTGAAGGTCATGGAGTTGCTGCTTGAGGTAGAGGAACGGTTTGATATCTCCATTCCTTTAAACATCGTCCCGGACTTACGGACCATCGGGGATTTCGCCAGGCAGATCGAGCAACTCATGGAGCATAAGTGA